Proteins encoded within one genomic window of Spirulina major PCC 6313:
- a CDS encoding tetratricopeptide repeat protein encodes MRLSAQVWSGLIAGFLVVGLPGGVTGLAGVAIAQTVEERQAETDRLFQQGIQQYRTSQFSVASKSWEQALALYRKIGDRQGEAISFGNLGLAYDSLSQFQRAIAFQEQSLEIAREISDRRGEANSLNNLGLALQNLDRPPEAEQQLLVAAKIYESIRADLGDNDANKVSIFEQQSTTYRQLQKAQIVQNKTTAALETAERGRARAFVELLHRRLNPDDPNATIHPPNLAQIQRIAQA; translated from the coding sequence ATGCGGTTATCGGCGCAGGTGTGGAGCGGTTTGATCGCAGGTTTTTTAGTGGTGGGCTTGCCGGGTGGGGTGACGGGGTTGGCTGGGGTTGCGATCGCGCAGACGGTGGAGGAGCGGCAGGCTGAAACCGATCGGCTGTTTCAGCAGGGAATTCAGCAGTATCGGACGAGTCAATTTAGTGTCGCGTCAAAGTCTTGGGAGCAAGCCCTGGCACTTTATCGGAAAATTGGCGATCGGCAAGGGGAAGCTATCTCCTTTGGCAACTTGGGTCTGGCTTACGATTCCCTGAGTCAGTTCCAACGGGCGATCGCTTTTCAGGAACAGTCTCTGGAAATCGCACGGGAAATCAGCGATCGTCGAGGGGAAGCGAACTCCCTCAATAATTTAGGACTTGCATTGCAAAACCTCGATCGCCCTCCCGAAGCTGAACAACAACTTCTCGTCGCAGCTAAAATCTACGAATCAATCCGCGCTGACCTCGGCGATAACGATGCCAACAAAGTTTCTATCTTTGAACAACAATCCACCACCTATCGCCAACTCCAAAAAGCCCAAATCGTGCAAAACAAAACCACCGCCGCCCTCGAAACCGCCGAACGCGGTCGCGCCCGCGCCTTCGTCGAACTCCTCCACCGCCGCCTCAACCCCGACGACCCAAACGCCACGATCCACCCCCCCAACCTCGCCCAAATCCAACGCATCGCCCAAGCTTAA
- a CDS encoding XisI protein, whose protein sequence is MEALNYKGLIKQIILNYVNAVSGETMQPIETQVVFDDEQGRYLVLNVGWQEEDRVFGCAIYVEVKVDEIWIQRDFTEPGIAYQLMNFGVPESCIMLGYRSPAIREIAAADVTIKTV, encoded by the coding sequence ATGGAAGCATTAAATTATAAGGGACTCATTAAGCAAATTATTTTGAATTATGTTAATGCTGTGTCTGGGGAGACAATGCAACCGATTGAAACCCAGGTGGTTTTTGATGATGAACAGGGGCGATACCTGGTTTTAAATGTGGGTTGGCAGGAGGAAGATCGCGTGTTTGGTTGTGCGATTTATGTGGAGGTTAAGGTGGATGAAATTTGGATTCAACGGGATTTTACGGAGCCGGGAATTGCGTACCAATTGATGAATTTTGGTGTGCCGGAATCGTGCATTATGTTGGGCTATCGCTCTCCGGCTATTCGTGAGATTGCGGCGGCGGATGTGACGATTAAGACGGTTTAA
- a CDS encoding element excision factor XisH family protein, protein MTAFQVPESLLLIDLAAHQTISAMRAEEKIAVEIKSFIGLSNLHEYHLALGQFLNYRLALKTIKPDRVLFLAVPRDAYQDFFTDTFIQSSLREFAVKLIIFHPTKEVILEWKH, encoded by the coding sequence GTGACTGCGTTTCAAGTACCTGAATCCTTACTGTTGATCGATTTGGCGGCTCATCAAACGATCAGCGCAATGAGAGCAGAGGAAAAAATTGCAGTTGAAATCAAAAGTTTTATTGGTCTCTCGAATTTGCATGAATACCATCTCGCCCTGGGTCAGTTTCTCAACTATCGCCTAGCTCTGAAAACGATAAAACCCGATCGTGTTTTATTTCTTGCCGTTCCCAGAGATGCCTACCAAGATTTTTTCACGGACACTTTTATTCAGTCTTCGTTAAGAGAATTTGCCGTAAAACTGATTATTTTTCATCCCACTAAGGAGGTTATTTTAGAATGGAAGCATTAA
- a CDS encoding transposase encodes MGVSPLELSYHNKTLENCEKNSQIYNALKTWLGQDIPWAHLSHLTTCIWMVIAVIQTGAVNLTKWLPYLPCRGLFAQSKQRRVRRWLGNSRINIHRLYKPIIKAALADWQDEVMYLSLDTSLFWDEYCLIRVAVVHRGRALPLGWRVLAHPSASVAANTYRELLQDVARLLPQGVKVVLLADRGFVQTETMTLVRTFGWHYRIRIKSNTWLWHSAKGWSQPKAFHLKPGEALCWHNVKLHKGEWYGPVHVIFGRNNVNGEFWAVVSDEPTHLQTFAEYGLRFDIEEAFLDDQSGGWHLQSSQLRSVCVLSRLCFILALATLYVSAQGLEVVQSGKRRWVDPHWFRGNSYFRIGLEWIRTALLEGWRLIRLVAFFSNSDPEPAMASRPQHRQRSYRLEFQFCSFSYSPD; translated from the coding sequence ATGGGAGTCAGTCCTCTAGAATTGAGTTACCACAACAAAACTCTGGAGAACTGTGAAAAAAACTCCCAAATTTACAATGCCCTGAAAACCTGGTTGGGTCAAGACATCCCCTGGGCGCATCTGAGCCACCTGACTACCTGCATCTGGATGGTCATCGCCGTCATCCAAACCGGAGCAGTCAACCTCACGAAATGGCTGCCGTATCTGCCCTGTCGAGGATTGTTTGCCCAAAGTAAACAGCGGCGAGTCCGACGCTGGCTGGGCAATAGCCGCATCAATATTCATCGACTCTACAAACCCATCATCAAAGCCGCCTTAGCCGATTGGCAGGATGAGGTGATGTACCTGAGCTTAGACACCTCACTATTTTGGGATGAGTATTGTCTGATTCGGGTGGCTGTGGTGCATCGCGGTCGTGCTTTACCCCTAGGCTGGCGTGTGTTGGCTCATCCCAGTGCCTCGGTTGCCGCCAACACCTACCGAGAACTGCTCCAAGATGTCGCTCGACTCCTACCGCAAGGGGTGAAGGTGGTGCTGCTGGCTGACCGTGGCTTTGTGCAGACGGAGACTATGACGCTGGTGCGCACCTTCGGCTGGCATTATCGCATCCGCATCAAAAGCAATACCTGGCTTTGGCACTCTGCCAAGGGCTGGAGCCAACCAAAAGCGTTTCATCTCAAACCCGGTGAAGCCCTCTGCTGGCACAACGTCAAACTTCACAAAGGTGAATGGTATGGTCCGGTTCATGTCATTTTCGGTCGCAACAATGTCAATGGCGAGTTTTGGGCGGTTGTCAGTGATGAACCGACCCACCTCCAGACTTTTGCTGAGTATGGTCTCCGGTTTGATATCGAGGAGGCGTTTCTCGATGACCAGTCTGGGGGTTGGCACCTCCAATCTTCCCAACTTCGCTCAGTTTGTGTTCTTTCCCGTCTCTGCTTCATTCTGGCTCTGGCGACTCTCTATGTCTCAGCTCAGGGTCTTGAGGTTGTCCAATCGGGCAAGCGTCGCTGGGTTGACCCCCATTGGTTTCGCGGCAATAGCTATTTTCGTATCGGTCTTGAGTGGATTCGTACTGCTCTCCTTGAGGGCTGGCGCTTGATTCGGCTTGTTGCTTTCTTTTCTAATTCTGACCCTGAACCGGCTATGGCTTCTCGTCCTCAGCATCGGCAACGCTCTTATCGCCTTGAATTCCAGTTTTGCTCTTTTTCTTACTCCCCTGACTGA
- a CDS encoding DUF502 domain-containing protein: MLQRLKQDFKNDLIAGLLVIIPLATTIWLTLTITRWVIAFLTEIPKQLNPFQGLHPIVSNLLNLLVGLAVPLGCILLIGLMARNIVGQWLLNVGERILQSIPLAGSVYNTLKQILETLLQDSKTKFRRVVMIEYPRRGVWSIGFVTGTLSAALQTHLSEPMLSVFIPTTPNPTSGWYAVIPEAEVITLPISIEDAFKVLISGGIVSPRTTDTAIPLNAKPVSSPQYGSVAVDAANTVEAERSVLSRDEELYSPGSS, encoded by the coding sequence GTGTTGCAACGTTTAAAGCAAGACTTTAAAAATGACCTGATCGCCGGTTTACTGGTGATCATCCCCCTCGCCACCACCATTTGGCTCACCCTGACGATCACGCGCTGGGTGATTGCCTTTTTGACGGAAATTCCCAAGCAACTCAACCCCTTCCAAGGGTTGCACCCAATCGTGAGCAATCTCCTCAATTTGCTCGTCGGGTTGGCCGTGCCGTTGGGGTGTATTTTGCTGATTGGGTTAATGGCGCGAAATATTGTCGGGCAATGGCTCCTGAATGTGGGGGAACGGATTTTGCAATCGATTCCCCTGGCGGGTTCTGTCTACAACACCCTCAAGCAAATCCTTGAAACCCTCCTCCAAGACTCGAAAACAAAGTTTCGGCGGGTGGTGATGATTGAATATCCTCGGCGGGGGGTGTGGAGTATTGGCTTTGTGACTGGGACATTAAGCGCGGCGCTCCAAACTCACCTCTCGGAACCGATGCTCAGTGTCTTTATCCCCACCACGCCGAATCCTACGTCAGGATGGTACGCCGTGATTCCGGAAGCGGAGGTGATTACTCTGCCGATTTCCATTGAAGATGCGTTTAAAGTGCTCATTTCTGGCGGGATCGTTAGCCCGCGCACCACGGATACGGCAATTCCCCTAAACGCCAAGCCGGTCTCATCGCCCCAATACGGTTCGGTGGCGGTGGATGCGGCCAACACCGTTGAGGCGGAACGTTCCGTTCTATCCCGTGATGAAGAACTGTATTCGCCGGGATCATCGTGA